The following is a genomic window from Prunus persica cultivar Lovell chromosome G7, Prunus_persica_NCBIv2, whole genome shotgun sequence.
AAGGAAGATATAGAATTACACCACAGTTATAGATGGTTGAACATAGGCCATTCAATATCATACCGCGCTCAAGAAGGGCTGTTTTGCTACGATCCTTGGCTTCATCTAGTAAATCAACCAATCGGACCACCTCGCTTGAGCGAGTCCGAAAGCGTTTTCCATCTTCACCAAGAACTAGACCAAAACCAACATGGGTAACCTTTGGTTTCAAGGTATCATCAGTAGGGAGCCAACCTGCACGTTTAGCTGcctgaaacaaaaaataaagttatgTTCAACCATATAACTGCCTTGTATTACCCTAAGACTTCGAAGCGGAtacatgaaaaacaaataagactTATGTTCtgcaataaataattatagcAAGAACATAACCAGAACATTCATGAAACACCATAAATCAGGGTATGCAGAGACAGGTTATGGCTTTAGCAACATACCTTGAAAAACATATCAAAATGCTGCTGCTGGCCAACATCGGTAACATATATGATCCAATCAGCTTTCTCCTCGTTAAGGCGATACCTATAGATTGCAAATAGCAACGTCAGTATGAATGACAACATTCTCTCAAAGGGGCAGAAGTATAGTGAAGGAACATGGCTGACTGACTAACCATAAAGTAACATATTTGACTCATCAAATCTCTAAAAACTatcaaaattaacaaatacgTACCAGAGAGCTGTTAAATCAGTTGAAGCATAGTTATAACCGCCATCACTCTTGACTACAATCAGGGGGATGTTAAACCCTTCAAGAAAGATTACCCGGGCACCCTGACTTTCCTCAATTAACCCCAGATCACTCAACTCTTTTAAAACCCCAGGAATATATGGGTTATAAAAGCTTTCTCCCTGTCAGAAACAGAACATAATACATAAAGAATATGACTTTGCTGCccaactttttgttttcttatctgAAAGGAATATAAGAAATCAAGACTGACACTAGAACATACCTTCTCCTCTAAATGCACTCCAAGGCGTTCATAGACCCTGTGAAATTCTTTACGGCTGATTTCACATATTTTCAGCCATGCATTGCGGTACTTAGGTTCCCCACCCTGCAAATTGAGTTGAATCACAACCAAGATatgaggaaaaaaattcaaaagacagtctcccaaaattttaaatgctTACAAACGTACAACTAAGAATGCATAACTTACCTGCAGGCGAACCACTGCCTGTTGCGCTCTCTCCTTAAAAGCAGGATCATCATCGAATCTCTGTTTTGATGCTTTATAGAATGCCTAACAAAATACCACTCAATTAAAGTCACTattgataattttattttattttacgaTTCATCATGCTTGGGCATAAAGAGCAGAATCTCATCTATAAAGCATTAAGATGCTCCAATTAAACAAAGAAGATGTCACATTTAAACGACTAAAGAACAAGGAGAATGCTTTCACCCACCTGCAGATCACCAATGGCCGTTTCACTAACTTCTTCTACGTTTGGGAACTTTTCAAAAAGGAACTCGATCAACATACCAAACTGAAAAACACATAGAACTTTTTTAGCCAGATATTACTGATGGAAAAAAGGAGTGCTTCTCTATAAAGCATATTAAACATTGAATTATGAAGACATAATAAGATCTGACTAATGGCTTCTCCTCTTAAAACAAGCCTGTATTCCCAACGTCAGAAGGTTGTAATGTTGTAATGGTTACACCAATGAAGGGTATAATAGAGAACTGCATGCAGATGCTGCCTTCAACTAACCACAAACACCTAGAGTATGCATGGATGTaaacatatacatatgttTGTCTGCGTGTCTACATATATATGGAAGGCAAGTACCACATGGTACATGGTGGGCAAAACTGAAGAGTTCTAGTTTACCATTTTTTGTATGGATTAGTTAAATATGCTATAACTACAATACATTGTaaccaaaaaagcaaaaaactaCATTACCTGTGTCCCCCAGTCACCAACATGATTCCGTCGAAGAACTTCAACATTTGAAAACTCAAGAGTACGGGCTAGCGTGTCCCCAATAATAGTTGACCTTAAGTGGCCAACATGCATTTCTTTAGCTATATTAGGTGACGAAAAGTCAACCACAGCCCTTTTGATCTGAAGCTGTGGCGCCCATTTCTCAATGCCATCAATAAGCATCTTTTGTATGCTCTGCAGCAACAATTATTTGCATTTTACAATTACaacaaagtaaaaaatttatttccgCAAGTAATATACTATGTCCacactaaaaacaaaattaataaatgaacaaataaGTAATATTGAATAATTATTTATCACATATAAACAATACCTTAGCGATCCATTTTTTTGACAAGACAACATTAACAAATCCAGGTCCTGCTACAGAGCATGATTCTATGATCTCCGATTTAGGGAG
Proteins encoded in this region:
- the LOC18770304 gene encoding arginine--tRNA ligase, cytoplasmic isoform X1, translating into MLGSHLNLIAPISPSLSRLSCLHPSSSVPAADLLKAASRKLIFATKTHSVSTKTHSVSTMATEEENVGNVKRQLAKLFEVSLRTIVPDEPEVEPVVVACAGKFGDYQCNNAMGLWSKIKGKGTDFKGPPSVGQAIMKNLPKSEIIESCSVAGPGFVNVVLSKKWIAKSIQKMLIDGIEKWAPQLQIKRAVVDFSSPNIAKEMHVGHLRSTIIGDTLARTLEFSNVEVLRRNHVGDWGTQFGMLIEFLFEKFPNVEEVSETAIGDLQAFYKASKQRFDDDPAFKERAQQAVVRLQGGEPKYRNAWLKICEISRKEFHRVYERLGVHLEEKGESFYNPYIPGVLKELSDLGLIEESQGARVIFLEGFNIPLIVVKSDGGYNYASTDLTALWYRLNEEKADWIIYVTDVGQQQHFDMFFKAAKRAGWLPTDDTLKPKVTHVGFGLVLGEDGKRFRTRSSEVVRLVDLLDEAKDRSKTALLERGKAEEWTEKELDQTAEAVGYSAVKYADLKNNRLTNYTFDFDQMLNDKGNTAVYLLYAHARICSIIRKSGRNIEELKKTGEIVLDHMGERELGLHLLQFSENVEETCTNLLPNVLCEYLYNLSEVFTKKFYSNCQVVGSPEETSRLLLCEATAIVMRKCFNLLGIEPVYKI
- the LOC18770304 gene encoding arginine--tRNA ligase, chloroplastic/mitochondrial isoform X2, which translates into the protein MATEEENVGNVKRQLAKLFEVSLRTIVPDEPEVEPVVVACAGKFGDYQCNNAMGLWSKIKGKGTDFKGPPSVGQAIMKNLPKSEIIESCSVAGPGFVNVVLSKKWIAKSIQKMLIDGIEKWAPQLQIKRAVVDFSSPNIAKEMHVGHLRSTIIGDTLARTLEFSNVEVLRRNHVGDWGTQFGMLIEFLFEKFPNVEEVSETAIGDLQAFYKASKQRFDDDPAFKERAQQAVVRLQGGEPKYRNAWLKICEISRKEFHRVYERLGVHLEEKGESFYNPYIPGVLKELSDLGLIEESQGARVIFLEGFNIPLIVVKSDGGYNYASTDLTALWYRLNEEKADWIIYVTDVGQQQHFDMFFKAAKRAGWLPTDDTLKPKVTHVGFGLVLGEDGKRFRTRSSEVVRLVDLLDEAKDRSKTALLERGKAEEWTEKELDQTAEAVGYSAVKYADLKNNRLTNYTFDFDQMLNDKGNTAVYLLYAHARICSIIRKSGRNIEELKKTGEIVLDHMGERELGLHLLQFSENVEETCTNLLPNVLCEYLYNLSEVFTKKFYSNCQVVGSPEETSRLLLCEATAIVMRKCFNLLGIEPVYKI